In Betta splendens chromosome 3, fBetSpl5.4, whole genome shotgun sequence, the genomic window TTAAACACGATCATAATTTATCAGCTTTTCCACATTCATAAATGCGTTTACCATTTTCTGCTGTAgactattaaaatattatttaatgttGCATGACAAACCTGTTACCGTGTTTTGTCAGACATGaagctctcctctcctctcctgctcttcctggCAGTGGGACTgtcctctgcctttgttctcTCGTCTCCGTAAGTACAGAACAAAGTAGTTTGTTCACTTTAGGTGAATGTATTAATGATCTAATGAACCCagcttttttctgcttttctacGCATAGTGTAGCTCTAAATGGAGACCAATAAAACAAACTCACCTTCTGTATTTCAGACTACCGTGGCCCAAACTGATCCTGACCCATTCATGGCCCAGCAGCTTCTGTTCCGTGAGTGTGTCTTTGAGTTTATCATTATTTGTGAACATCATATGGGACATGTCAAATGTCAGCTGCGTGAAGTTTTGTGAGTTCAATCCAAGAACAACAGTCCAATATTAAAACAAGCCTTAATGCCTGTGAGGAAGATGTGTTTAATTTCTCACGACTTACTCTCCTGTCAGCAGATAGATGGGTTTCATTTGTGCAGCATTTTGTGAATTTTGGGGACACTTACAGTTattcatatgtacagtattattagTTCAGCATTAACCACCTGTGCCTAGTGAAGTCTGTCTGTTTTAGATCTGGTCATTGACTTTAAAGCAGGTTTAAGGCATTTTAAGTATTTCAGCAATAGTAATTGATCTTACTACACTACTGTGCTTAGTCAACCACCATATGCATTTATCAAACAATTACAACCCATTAACAAATGACAACTCATGTTTGCTACTTATTTCACTCACAAAAGATGAAATCCTTTTAATATGATGCCAGTCAGTTGTTTAATCACAGGACCTGTTGTGTGGCATCAGTCTGTTCCAGAAGCCCTGACCAGAAAACCACATCCCATACATTTTCTGCTGATACATGAACATTTATGATGTTTCAAACTgttttttgctgtgtgtttcttAGCACCAGTTTCTTAGTTTCTGGTAGTTTTTTTGCCTTTGGATTATGTTTGTGTTCtgattgtttattaaaatgtagAGACTTTAATAATGTAAGTTTGGAAGTGTGGCAATATTTTATGGGTTTCTGCTGAAGAGCTAAATTTACATCCTTGACTCTGAAAGCCACAAGACAGCCACAGTTCCCCATTTCATGCAACACTAACTTCATCTCAGTTCTGTTAATTGCATTCACATTTCCTCAATTGTGTCCAAGTCTCTACCACTGAAAGCACAACAAGCAATTCAAAGATAGGACATGTATAAGAAGTGATGTGACAGTTTGATCCAGTTGCTGGATTTTGAGTGGTGACGTAATCCAATGTGACTCACGGCAATGTATAAAAGATAAAATGAAACAGAAGACTCTCATCCGTTCcctatattttttttataaattagaTAGTAGTTGTATCTTTTAGAGAAAGAGTTTTATGCGGTTCTTCTGTTGAACAGTTAGCACAGCGTCACTACTTTCCCCTTGACCCGAAAACAATAGTGATGTAACTGATGTGAAACAGAGATTGAAATCAGGATGCAGGTTGCCAAGGTCATGTCTCGCAGACAATCTGGATGTGTTTTGCACATGAACCACAAACCTCTCATGCCTGTAAATTATACACAATATCTTGAAGAAATGTCCTTGCCTTTTTCACAAGTTTAATGTTGACAGTAGCACTGTTCAGAGTGCATAGTGAGCTGCCTGTCAAATTACAAATGGGTGCAGGccaaatataattaaaatccaattttttatttcttcagatTGAACATTGTGAATCCAACATTAGCCACTGGACACTACATGGACTCTGGTAAGCCCTGCAAATGTAGTTAGTCtacaaaataatttaaatttaaaagttaaaacattttacatgttaATTTCCTCTGAGTAGCAGAGCTAACAAaccattaatattttttaatgatTCTGTTTTTCAGGCCAAGCAAAGGGGCGTTTTGCAATTCATCGTGGCATTTCAACTCTTCTGAGATACAGGTATCTGCTTGGTAACTCTGGTGACACAGTGCTGTGATATGAGGCAAACTATAGGTGCATATATACCACTAACCGTGCTAACCGTGTGTAAAATAAATTTGTAattggtgtttgtgttcaggacCTGCTTCCAGACTTGAAGATAAGTTGGCCTGACTTGGAAAACCCCTTTTCTACTGAATTCTggtattttagatttttatttatttttttatttttcacatccTTTTGTCGTACTAAACTGGGATATGTTGTTTACTAAGTGTAGTGCAGGATTAGAAAGTTGCAGTGTTCAAAACAAAAGTGTTGAAGGGGCGGGACAGCATGATTAATGTTCAAATAAAGATCTATGATTTTTATTACCCAGGACATATAAGATGATTTGTTATCTTCAGTTATAATTGCGTTATTCATAATGTTTGTAACACACAGATACATTTTTGTCTACGTTAACAGGAAGTATGAGTGGCACAAACATGGCACATGTGCAGCCAAAGCAGTTTCTCTGAATAGTCAACATAAATACTTCAGCAAAGCACTGGAGCTGTACCACAAAGTGGATTTGAATGGGTACAGAgcatgtttacacacacgcgcacacagacatacacatacacacactctgcagtcttatatacttgatgttcttcatgCATGAaatctatactgtacatgttacacagaaaatgaatgttttgtttttctagcaTCCTGAAGAAGTTTAACATCATCCCTTCTGAAAATTACTACACAGTAGGTCTATTTAGACTTTTTATGCTAGTTTTAGAACCAATTGAACCATTTAAATTATGGTATTTGATGAAAGGACAGCTGTTGGCTTGTGTGTTAATCATTTGTTCTGAATCTTTGTAGTTTGCAGAAATTGAAAAAGTCATAGACACCTTCTATGGCTTCACGTCTAAGATCCAGTGCTACCATCAGTCAAAGGTACAAATACTTATGATCAATATTTGTTTGAGTTTTGCATTGTCAGgtcttgtgcgtgcgtgcgtgcgtgcgtgcgtgcgtgcgtgcgtgcgtgcgtgcgtgcgtgcgtgcgtgcgtttacAATGGGTTAAACTATGGTGTTTTCATACAGAATGCTGAGTTCCAGACTTTGGGGCAGATTGAGATCTGTTTCAACCCCGACTTCAACCTCATGGATTGTGAAAAGCAGGAAACTCTATCCAAGGGCGCCTGGTACAATCCTGTGGCTGTTGACAAGACATCTGGGCTCAGTGTGTGCGACCAAAATACACCAGTTTATTACCCACCTCCATTATAAACAGCACATGCTGCCTTtacacgtactgtactgtactgtaagttagATCACGCCTACTCACTCACTGCACTGCTGTTTGGATTCTCCTTGAGTTTATGGCCACTGCATTCATTGTTTTTGTAAGTTGGACAATCAGCGTAGTGTGAAAATATTTGTCCAGATCTGACAGGTAAGGAAAAAAGTCACCTTCAAGTGCATTGTTCTTTTTATATCCTCCAGAAACCAGGACATGCACTCACTACTAAGTAGTGCTTTAATTATGTCCCTTCCTGACCCTTCATTGTAGAGGAGTCTGACAGTGTGCGGTGTGTTTTCCAGGGAGGTGGTGGTGAGTTGGAGATCAGTCAGACAAAATGTGTTTATGGCATCTGTGTGCAAAGATGAGATGTAATGTGTGTATTTCTCTGATCTGCTGGTGACACAGTTTGAGCCACTGGTTGTGTGAATCTAAAACTAGATTAATCCTCTGACCGGTTTTCAGAGTTTTCTTATGCATGACACATCTAAGGACGATCTCTGTATTTTAAGGGTGTCTGGATTTTATTTGTTCAACATTTTGATAATTTTAATAGAAAATAGGTGGAGAATTCTATTGCCAAACCACTACACAACTAATGTGATCCGATAGTTGCCAAGTACATTGTCAGTCCCATCTTTTTGGCACGTGTTGCTGAAAAGGAAGCAGACTTTTCTTAGGACAGTTTAAAACTATAGTCCATAAAGTAAATGTCCCATCTATTACATAGGGATTCTCAAAGGCTCATTGTTTCCATTGACTCCAGACAAATCCTTTTCTAGTAATTGTTTTAGTAAATGCTATTGATTGATCACAGTGATTTGCTGGCTGCTTTTTATGTgtagatttaacattttaaacctAAAGGTAAATGATTTTGTACTCATGCTGGTAAACAATTGTTCAACTGTTATGATTTTATTAATGTCAATAAAGCATTTAATCTGCCGCCTGCTCACCAGTCATGATGAGATGTTATGCAACATCCAAAATTGATGAAGTGcctatttgcatttttttactGGCACTGCATGAATCTGTGCTAAAAATAGAGCAGgatgaataaaaatatatacaagtCTTCCACAGTTTGCATCTAGCCCTCAGTGTCATTACTGTAATAGTATCTATAGTAATATGCCTCCATTTGTCTCAGTCTGTCCATagctatacagtacatacagtgcTTATAAATGTGATTGTTATGATCTTCTTACAGAGCGTTAATCCTGCCGGGACAAAGACACCAGTCCATAATCCCGACTCTGCTCCCACAACACAACTCAGCAGATTGAATAAACACATCtgattacatttttaatagAGCTAAAATGTCCTCGAACTGTGCCGGCTTTACGTGAAACGTGCTTCAAAATCCTGTTGAACCCAATGAAACTAATTGCGAGTGAGACTCTGAGCCGTTAAGGCATTTGAGGGGAATTCTCCCTGGCTGAGGAAACCTCGCTTGAGAAACAAATGAAAGCCCAGGTCAGCTGTGCACACACTTTCATCTAATAGAgctgctccatctctccctgtctctctcccttaTGTAACACTGCAGTTCTGcaaagctgctgatgtgacaGATCCAAGTACCTACA contains:
- the rnaset2 gene encoding ribonuclease T2 isoform X1, which codes for MAPISSGGKRPALSEAHSWRCAKSAGKPELTSGLPGCTSDLLLLSGYMECSKDMKLSSPLLLFLAVGLSSAFVLSSPLPWPKLILTHSWPSSFCSIEHCESNISHWTLHGLWPSKGAFCNSSWHFNSSEIQDLLPDLKISWPDLENPFSTEFWKYEWHKHGTCAAKAVSLNSQHKYFSKALELYHKVDLNGILKKFNIIPSENYYTFAEIEKVIDTFYGFTSKIQCYHQSKNAEFQTLGQIEICFNPDFNLMDCEKQETLSKGAWYNPVAVDKTSGLSVCDQNTPVYYPPPL
- the rnaset2 gene encoding ribonuclease T2 isoform X2; translation: MECSKDMKLSSPLLLFLAVGLSSAFVLSSPLPWPKLILTHSWPSSFCSIEHCESNISHWTLHGLWPSKGAFCNSSWHFNSSEIQDLLPDLKISWPDLENPFSTEFWKYEWHKHGTCAAKAVSLNSQHKYFSKALELYHKVDLNGILKKFNIIPSENYYTFAEIEKVIDTFYGFTSKIQCYHQSKNAEFQTLGQIEICFNPDFNLMDCEKQETLSKGAWYNPVAVDKTSGLSVCDQNTPVYYPPPL
- the rnaset2 gene encoding ribonuclease T2 isoform X3 is translated as MKLSSPLLLFLAVGLSSAFVLSSPLPWPKLILTHSWPSSFCSIEHCESNISHWTLHGLWPSKGAFCNSSWHFNSSEIQDLLPDLKISWPDLENPFSTEFWKYEWHKHGTCAAKAVSLNSQHKYFSKALELYHKVDLNGILKKFNIIPSENYYTFAEIEKVIDTFYGFTSKIQCYHQSKNAEFQTLGQIEICFNPDFNLMDCEKQETLSKGAWYNPVAVDKTSGLSVCDQNTPVYYPPPL